One Geitlerinema sp. PCC 9228 DNA segment encodes these proteins:
- a CDS encoding pyridoxine 5'-phosphate synthase, translated as MLTLGVNIDHVATIRQARKTVEPDPVAAAVLAELGGADGITTHLREDRRHIQDRDVRSLRETVRTHLNLEMAATDEMVAIALEVKPDYVTLVPEKREEVTTEGGLDIAGQRSHLAEVVDRLQGAGIPVSLFIDAEPAQIEASAKTGARFIELHTGRYAEAQTEAQQHKECQVLAQGCAQARDLGLRVNAGHGLTYQNVRPVACLEGMEELNIGHTIVARAVLVGLERAVREMKQAMRGEL; from the coding sequence ATGCTTACCCTGGGTGTCAATATCGATCACGTGGCGACCATTCGACAGGCACGGAAAACGGTGGAACCGGATCCAGTGGCGGCCGCGGTTTTAGCAGAATTGGGCGGTGCCGACGGGATTACCACCCACCTGCGCGAAGACCGCCGCCACATTCAAGATCGCGATGTACGGAGTTTGCGCGAAACGGTCAGAACCCACTTAAATTTGGAAATGGCGGCAACTGACGAGATGGTTGCGATTGCTTTGGAGGTGAAGCCAGACTACGTTACCTTGGTGCCGGAAAAACGGGAAGAGGTCACTACCGAAGGCGGTTTGGATATTGCCGGGCAGCGATCGCATTTGGCGGAGGTGGTCGATCGCTTGCAAGGGGCGGGAATTCCCGTTAGTCTGTTTATCGATGCCGAACCAGCCCAAATCGAAGCCTCAGCGAAAACGGGTGCTCGATTCATCGAACTGCACACCGGTCGCTATGCCGAAGCCCAGACAGAGGCGCAACAACACAAAGAATGCCAAGTTCTTGCCCAAGGATGCGCACAAGCCCGGGATTTGGGATTGCGGGTCAATGCCGGTCACGGTCTCACCTACCAAAACGTACGTCCGGTGGCTTGTCTGGAAGGGATGGAAGAACTTAATATTGGTCATACGATCGTCGCTCGAGCGGTTTTGGTCGGTTTGGAACGTGCCGTGCGTGAAATGAAACAAGCAATGCGAGGGGAACTATGA
- a CDS encoding septal ring lytic transglycosylase RlpA family protein has translation MAATSTTPTSVLPSVNTDGFEAPVAPGGVAADASQPASVLAWLPISPLASNPQPSYGSSTSVKQIQPILRTLPWLASREQKFCTSERGPTTPAPPKLEKETSKQIFPQSYKPESKGLFGRLLGIWQRLTVGKRNDSDTNSIHKYPVVVLQRQGWQRQTPPWVDAQVPGSSQEYATQTISKHQKRTASNFKKVTQYQVWVQGYLLAEVTNRIYALQMARNLESLLRTEDLDGTQIQPAIVRGVPGATYGDRILFLVTENIASSKQRNNELLAIEWANKLRIALSTLPLSLVEAQTKMHGLAATDQQISGLASWYGPSFHGRLTATGETFDQQELTAAHPSLPFNTYLKVTNTENGRSAIVRINDRGPYVEPRILDLSWQAARCLQSEVAGVVPVEASLMQKSELPFFSARAYTD, from the coding sequence TTGGCTGCCACAAGTACAACCCCTACCTCCGTGCTACCTAGTGTCAACACCGATGGCTTTGAGGCTCCAGTAGCCCCAGGTGGGGTGGCAGCCGATGCTTCCCAACCAGCTAGCGTGTTGGCGTGGTTGCCCATCTCTCCACTGGCGAGCAACCCCCAACCAAGCTATGGATCTTCTACGAGTGTCAAACAAATACAACCTATCCTACGAACGCTTCCCTGGCTGGCTTCTAGGGAACAAAAATTTTGTACCTCCGAACGCGGTCCTACCACGCCTGCCCCGCCAAAATTAGAGAAGGAAACCAGCAAACAAATCTTTCCCCAATCCTACAAACCAGAGAGCAAGGGTTTGTTTGGACGGTTATTGGGAATTTGGCAGCGTTTGACTGTGGGCAAGCGCAACGACTCGGATACCAACAGCATTCATAAATATCCGGTGGTGGTTTTGCAACGCCAGGGGTGGCAGCGGCAAACGCCGCCTTGGGTAGATGCGCAGGTACCTGGTTCCAGCCAGGAATATGCCACCCAAACCATCAGCAAGCACCAAAAAAGGACCGCTAGCAACTTCAAAAAAGTCACCCAATACCAGGTGTGGGTGCAAGGCTATTTACTGGCGGAGGTAACCAATCGGATTTACGCGCTGCAAATGGCGAGAAATTTGGAGTCGTTGCTACGTACCGAAGACTTGGACGGCACCCAAATCCAACCAGCGATTGTGCGTGGCGTTCCTGGGGCTACCTACGGCGATCGCATTCTCTTTTTGGTTACCGAAAACATTGCCAGCAGCAAACAGCGCAACAACGAACTGCTGGCTATCGAATGGGCAAACAAGCTACGCATTGCTCTTTCCACCTTGCCCCTATCTTTGGTGGAAGCACAAACCAAAATGCACGGCTTGGCGGCAACCGACCAACAAATTTCTGGGTTGGCTTCCTGGTATGGACCTTCTTTTCACGGTCGGCTGACGGCCACCGGCGAAACCTTTGACCAACAGGAACTCACCGCGGCCCATCCTTCTTTGCCGTTTAACACCTATCTCAAAGTCACCAACACCGAAAACGGTCGTTCTGCCATTGTCCGCATCAACGACCGCGGTCCTTACGTAGAGCCGCGAATACTGGATTTATCCTGGCAGGCTGCCCGCTGCTTGCAAAGCGAAGTGGCTGGTGTCGTTCCTGTGGAAGCCTCGCTGATGCAAAAGAGCGAATTGCCCTTCTTTTCGGCGCGTGCCTATACCGACTAG
- a CDS encoding ABC transporter substrate-binding protein, whose translation MSGGNKETKVLVGALLITAVILGGVYWIVKSRFGGDFRALMGNQPTPTSGNAPSGNAGGGNGDGQTAQQLQGKVSGGDTLLLKSQSDVSRQEQQAIGAFAEGDYSRARKLFAQVLQANANNPEARIYYQNANLLANPNAEVYTIAVVVPARVPGDRNKAAAILRGVAQAQHEANESNPQINGKGLQVLIADDANSLSEAEKVARRLAASENVVAVLGHYTSETTQAALPVYQEQQVPVISASSTSDNLSEFCAEQGDSCFFFRTVGNNQANVDFFSEQLVSNARRAAILYSFNSDYSQSFQSNFQTLFPQYGGTVTQISANNLSQPGFDAQAAISQAQQQGSEGIVLVPDGGTSAASLRNAIDVIEANQGQLWIAGSSALYNPETLRELQDASMNTLETFVTYAPWHYTTGCQTPGGQAFCDGANQLWGTRFLSWRTAMAYDAARATIAGLRSLSGSGGDIQQLRQTFQQTLSDPSFEIQGATGVVAFDPTNHNRENPPREMVRIALCERLQYGLVFLPLEYNTPADAGLSCS comes from the coding sequence ATGTCTGGAGGAAATAAGGAAACCAAGGTATTGGTGGGAGCTTTGCTAATTACAGCGGTGATTCTGGGAGGCGTCTACTGGATCGTGAAAAGCCGCTTTGGTGGCGATTTTCGTGCCCTCATGGGAAATCAACCCACGCCTACCTCAGGCAATGCCCCCTCTGGCAATGCTGGCGGTGGCAACGGCGACGGGCAAACGGCACAGCAGCTGCAAGGCAAAGTCAGCGGTGGTGACACGCTTTTGTTGAAAAGTCAAAGCGATGTTTCCCGTCAAGAACAGCAAGCGATCGGGGCGTTTGCGGAAGGCGATTACTCAAGAGCGAGGAAGTTGTTTGCCCAGGTTTTACAAGCAAATGCCAACAATCCAGAGGCGCGGATTTACTATCAAAATGCGAATTTATTAGCCAATCCGAATGCGGAGGTCTATACCATCGCCGTAGTGGTGCCAGCAAGGGTGCCTGGCGATCGCAACAAAGCCGCCGCCATTTTGCGCGGGGTTGCCCAAGCACAGCACGAAGCCAACGAATCCAACCCCCAAATTAACGGGAAAGGATTGCAAGTTCTCATCGCCGACGATGCCAACAGCCTTAGCGAAGCGGAGAAAGTTGCCCGGCGTTTGGCAGCCAGTGAAAATGTGGTCGCGGTTCTCGGTCACTACACCAGCGAAACCACCCAAGCGGCACTGCCGGTTTACCAAGAGCAACAAGTACCGGTGATTTCCGCCAGCAGTACCTCCGATAACTTATCGGAATTTTGTGCCGAACAAGGAGATTCCTGCTTTTTCTTCCGTACTGTGGGCAACAATCAAGCCAATGTGGATTTCTTTAGCGAGCAGTTGGTGAGCAACGCCCGGCGGGCAGCTATTTTGTATAGTTTCAACAGCGATTACAGCCAATCTTTCCAAAGCAATTTTCAAACCCTGTTCCCCCAATATGGGGGCACGGTAACGCAAATTTCGGCAAACAATCTTTCCCAACCTGGATTCGACGCGCAAGCAGCCATTTCCCAGGCACAACAGCAAGGCAGCGAGGGGATAGTTTTGGTACCCGACGGGGGCACGTCGGCAGCTTCCCTACGCAATGCCATTGATGTTATCGAAGCCAACCAGGGTCAGTTGTGGATAGCGGGTTCCAGTGCTTTATACAATCCCGAAACCCTGCGGGAATTGCAAGACGCTTCTATGAATACTTTGGAAACGTTCGTGACTTATGCACCCTGGCACTATACTACTGGCTGCCAAACCCCCGGCGGGCAAGCGTTCTGTGATGGTGCTAACCAGTTGTGGGGAACCAGATTTCTCAGCTGGCGCACTGCCATGGCTTACGATGCTGCCCGCGCTACGATTGCTGGGTTGCGATCGCTTTCCGGTTCCGGTGGCGATATCCAGCAGCTACGTCAAACTTTCCAACAAACCCTCTCAGACCCAAGCTTTGAAATTCAAGGTGCTACCGGTGTGGTGGCTTTTGACCCCACCAACCACAACCGAGAAAATCCCCCGCGAGAAATGGTGCGTATTGCCCTCTGTGAGAGGTTGCAGTATGGTTTGGTCTTTTTACCGTTGGAATACAATACCCCTGCAGATGCTGGTTTGAGTTGTTCCTAA
- a CDS encoding DICT sensory domain-containing protein: MSIPNSVLEDLLRTIPQLRPQIYFKSSLTALSHAMEDQVLAGNEQPLVIASFQRERFYRQEAHRYRRIAQVTPQVYVLAAPDTEFNSDFTKEVHNYETIAFDPSDRLTQEWHLIVIGQQYSVCLICSERPTPLPDVEAGEEVVLDVDTARRFEGIWTFERQVCLTGAALLLDRIATYRTELQEKIAQTKQQYGISQASNVRGNSEATPYTEIDPGPFAQRLVTYLQAGQYKLLKAYRSISAQERKQRLVNSITNAIRKSLNPEAILKVAVQELGQTLQCCRCLIYRCKSTDSNATIQYEYLGANVDSLAGQTWNLQENPLFQEVVQTQQKVCVTDTQSDQRLLKEGDSQQPIPELVRRWDISSWLMVPLLYQGQLLGMVEVHNCSSCETHPQPWRKEDVDLVEAIAAQVGIALIQAQAYASLDELNQQLEALEQTRSNLIAITGHELRTPLSTIQICLESLSAEPDMPADLQQVMVSSALADAERMRDLVYDFITLSRLESGRVEWNIEPVSLRECVDLSLSSIRTRHQQQDKDLPQVEMQVSDNLPLVHADGEWLVEVLSKLLDNACKFTDASGNVRIAAQVKGDRFVQVTVADTGRGIDRNRLEAIFDRFYQEEGALQRTTRGTGLGLAICRQLVQRLGGEIWAESAGKDQGSQFHFTLPQATTDSDGTIAESSPSPSQTKSTKSSRSSKRSSRQRGAKL, encoded by the coding sequence ATGAGCATTCCTAATTCGGTTCTGGAAGATCTGCTGCGCACCATTCCCCAGTTGCGACCGCAAATTTACTTCAAATCTTCTCTAACGGCACTTTCCCATGCCATGGAAGATCAAGTTTTGGCGGGGAACGAGCAACCTTTGGTAATTGCCAGTTTTCAGCGGGAACGGTTTTACCGTCAAGAGGCCCATCGATACCGGCGCATTGCCCAAGTGACGCCCCAAGTGTACGTTCTGGCAGCTCCAGATACGGAGTTTAACAGCGACTTCACCAAAGAAGTTCATAACTACGAAACCATTGCTTTCGACCCCAGCGATCGACTGACCCAGGAATGGCACCTCATTGTCATTGGTCAGCAGTATTCTGTCTGCCTAATTTGCAGCGAACGCCCCACCCCACTGCCGGATGTGGAAGCTGGAGAAGAAGTGGTTTTGGATGTGGATACCGCCAGGCGTTTTGAAGGGATTTGGACCTTCGAGCGTCAAGTTTGCCTAACGGGGGCAGCTTTGTTGCTCGATCGCATTGCTACCTACCGTACGGAGTTGCAAGAGAAAATCGCACAAACCAAGCAGCAGTATGGGATTTCCCAAGCTAGCAACGTTCGCGGAAATAGTGAAGCCACACCGTATACGGAAATTGACCCCGGTCCTTTTGCCCAGCGCCTCGTCACCTACTTGCAGGCCGGTCAGTATAAATTGCTCAAAGCCTACCGTTCCATATCCGCACAGGAACGCAAGCAGCGCCTGGTGAATTCTATTACCAATGCAATTCGCAAATCCCTCAATCCCGAAGCGATTTTGAAAGTAGCGGTTCAAGAATTAGGACAAACTTTGCAGTGCTGCCGCTGTTTGATTTACCGCTGCAAATCCACCGATAGCAACGCCACCATTCAATACGAGTATCTCGGTGCCAATGTGGATTCGTTAGCCGGTCAAACTTGGAACTTGCAGGAGAATCCCCTGTTTCAGGAGGTGGTCCAAACCCAGCAAAAAGTATGCGTCACCGATACGCAAAGCGACCAACGCTTGCTAAAGGAGGGCGACAGCCAACAGCCCATTCCAGAGTTGGTTCGTCGCTGGGATATTAGCAGTTGGTTGATGGTGCCGTTGCTCTATCAAGGACAGCTGTTAGGAATGGTAGAGGTACACAACTGCAGCAGCTGCGAAACCCATCCCCAACCTTGGCGTAAGGAAGATGTGGATTTGGTCGAAGCGATCGCTGCTCAAGTGGGCATTGCTCTCATCCAAGCCCAAGCCTACGCCAGTTTGGACGAACTCAACCAACAATTGGAGGCGTTGGAACAAACCCGCAGCAACCTGATTGCCATTACCGGTCACGAACTGCGAACGCCGCTTTCTACGATTCAAATTTGTCTGGAAAGTCTTTCCGCCGAACCAGATATGCCAGCAGACCTGCAACAGGTGATGGTGAGTTCCGCTTTAGCCGACGCCGAACGCATGCGGGATTTGGTCTACGATTTTATTACCCTCTCGCGTCTGGAAAGCGGCCGGGTGGAATGGAACATCGAACCGGTTTCCCTGCGCGAGTGTGTCGATTTATCCCTCAGCAGCATTCGTACCCGCCACCAACAGCAAGATAAAGATCTGCCCCAAGTGGAAATGCAGGTATCCGACAATTTGCCCTTGGTACACGCGGATGGCGAGTGGCTGGTGGAGGTGCTTTCCAAACTGTTGGACAATGCCTGTAAGTTTACTGATGCCTCTGGGAACGTGCGTATTGCCGCCCAGGTGAAAGGCGATCGCTTCGTACAAGTCACCGTCGCCGATACCGGCCGCGGCATCGACCGCAACCGCCTAGAAGCCATTTTCGATCGCTTTTATCAGGAAGAAGGTGCTTTGCAGCGTACCACCCGGGGAACCGGATTGGGATTGGCGATCTGCCGCCAACTCGTACAGCGCCTGGGTGGAGAAATTTGGGCCGAATCCGCCGGCAAAGACCAAGGCAGCCAGTTTCACTTCACCCTCCCCCAAGCCACCACCGATAGCGATGGCACGATCGCCGAGTCTTCCCCATCCCCAAGCCAAACCAAAAGCACCAAATCCTCCCGTTCCTCCAAACGCAGCTCCCGCCAGCGCGGGGCCAAACTTTAA
- a CDS encoding MgPME-cyclase complex family protein, with product MTRYYYVLASEHFLLEEEPLAEVLEERTQYYERKGKEIDFWLVRQPAFLEAPEMKSVKQQCPQPAAAVITTDINFRNWLKLRLEYVVKGEFEAPSETIPDPLASLTTA from the coding sequence ATGACCAGGTACTACTACGTATTAGCCAGCGAGCATTTTTTGCTGGAAGAAGAACCTCTAGCAGAGGTGTTAGAAGAGCGCACCCAATACTATGAAAGAAAAGGCAAGGAAATTGATTTCTGGCTGGTGCGCCAACCGGCCTTTCTGGAAGCGCCGGAAATGAAGTCGGTGAAACAACAGTGCCCCCAACCGGCAGCGGCAGTCATTACCACCGATATAAACTTTCGCAATTGGTTGAAATTGCGTTTGGAATACGTGGTGAAGGGAGAATTTGAAGCGCCTTCGGAAACGATTCCAGATCCTTTGGCATCTTTGACGACGGCTTAG
- the trpE gene encoding anthranilate synthase component I: MILPDFSEFVQLAQQGNFVPVYREWVADLDTPVSAWYKVCAGHPYNFLLESVEGGERLGRYSLLGCDPQWILEARGDTTRKIDRDGTVETFSGDPFVVLANCLAAYHPVKLPQLPPGIGGLYGYWGYELIRWMEPRVPVYPPQQQDLPDGIWIQVDRLLVFDQVKRKIWAIAYADLRDENTDLKAAYDRAVTQVSRMVNKLQTPLSPQDTFLQWTPPNNQTADQPLPSYTSNTTAAAFRESVRRAKQDIQAGDIFQVVLSQRLDASYQGEPFHLYRSLRLINPSPYMAYFQFGDWHLIGSSPEVMVKAERTADDKYVATLRPIAGTRRRGQTTAEDEELATELLADPKERAEHVMLVDLGRNDLGRVCQKGSVRVDELMVVERYSHVMHIVSNVVGEMDDSQTAWDLLKACFPAGTVSGAPKIRAMEIIYELEGSRRGPYSGAYGYYDFEGQLNTAITIRTMMVRQRPTGEYTVSVQAGAGVVADSDPQKEYEETLNKAKGLLEAIRCLGNNA, encoded by the coding sequence ATGATTCTGCCGGATTTCTCGGAATTTGTACAACTCGCCCAGCAAGGCAATTTTGTACCGGTGTATCGGGAATGGGTCGCCGACCTGGATACGCCGGTTTCCGCTTGGTATAAAGTTTGCGCCGGCCATCCCTACAATTTTTTGTTGGAGTCGGTAGAAGGGGGAGAACGCCTGGGGCGCTACAGCTTGCTGGGATGCGACCCCCAGTGGATTTTAGAAGCGCGGGGCGATACCACCCGAAAAATCGATCGCGACGGTACGGTGGAAACCTTTTCCGGCGATCCGTTTGTCGTTTTAGCCAATTGTTTAGCAGCGTATCATCCCGTAAAGCTGCCGCAGCTGCCACCGGGAATCGGTGGGTTGTACGGGTATTGGGGTTACGAACTGATTCGGTGGATGGAACCGCGGGTACCGGTCTATCCCCCCCAACAGCAAGACCTGCCCGACGGGATTTGGATTCAAGTCGATCGCCTGTTGGTTTTCGACCAAGTCAAACGCAAAATTTGGGCGATCGCCTATGCCGACCTGCGCGATGAGAACACTGACTTAAAAGCTGCCTACGACCGAGCAGTGACGCAAGTTTCGCGCATGGTCAACAAGCTACAAACGCCCCTTTCCCCGCAGGATACCTTCCTACAGTGGACCCCACCCAACAACCAAACCGCCGACCAGCCGCTTCCCAGCTACACTAGCAATACCACCGCCGCAGCGTTTCGCGAATCGGTCCGCCGCGCCAAACAGGACATTCAAGCGGGAGATATTTTTCAAGTAGTGCTTTCCCAGCGCCTGGATGCTAGCTACCAAGGAGAACCATTTCACCTCTATCGGTCTTTGCGCCTCATCAATCCGTCTCCCTACATGGCTTATTTCCAATTTGGCGACTGGCATTTAATCGGTTCCAGTCCGGAAGTTATGGTGAAGGCAGAAAGAACCGCCGATGATAAGTACGTAGCTACCCTGCGCCCCATTGCCGGTACCCGCCGCCGCGGTCAAACCACCGCAGAAGACGAAGAACTCGCCACCGAACTGCTCGCCGACCCCAAAGAACGCGCCGAACACGTCATGTTGGTGGATTTGGGACGCAACGATTTGGGAAGGGTTTGCCAAAAAGGCAGCGTCCGCGTGGATGAGTTAATGGTGGTAGAGCGATACTCCCACGTTATGCATATCGTCAGCAACGTGGTGGGAGAAATGGACGACAGTCAAACCGCCTGGGATTTGCTGAAAGCCTGTTTTCCCGCAGGTACAGTCAGCGGTGCCCCCAAAATTCGCGCCATGGAAATTATCTACGAACTGGAAGGCAGCCGCCGCGGTCCCTATTCCGGTGCCTACGGTTACTACGATTTTGAAGGGCAGCTCAACACCGCCATTACCATCCGCACCATGATGGTCCGCCAGCGTCCTACAGGAGAGTATACGGTTTCCGTACAAGCCGGAGCTGGGGTAGTAGCAGACTCAGACCCCCAAAAAGAGTACGAGGAAACGTTGAACAAAGCGAAAGGATTGCTAGAAGCCATTCGCTGTCTGGGAAATAACGCCTAA
- a CDS encoding photosystem I reaction center subunit II PsaD yields MTELQGQPPVFGGSTGGLLSNADLEEKYAITWTSPKRQVFEMPTGGAAIMNEGENIVYLARKEQCLALGTQLRTKFKPKIQDYKIYRIYPNGEVEYLHPKDGTFPEKANEGRPYVGKMDRTIGKNPEPAKLKFSGKQPFDV; encoded by the coding sequence ATGACAGAGCTACAAGGACAACCACCCGTTTTCGGTGGCAGCACCGGTGGCCTGCTCAGCAACGCTGACCTAGAAGAAAAATACGCGATTACCTGGACCAGTCCCAAAAGACAGGTGTTTGAAATGCCCACCGGTGGCGCTGCCATTATGAACGAAGGCGAGAACATTGTCTATTTGGCTCGCAAAGAGCAGTGCCTGGCTCTGGGAACGCAATTGCGTACCAAATTTAAACCCAAAATCCAAGATTATAAAATCTATCGCATTTATCCCAACGGCGAAGTCGAATACCTACACCCCAAAGATGGCACCTTCCCCGAAAAAGCCAACGAAGGGCGTCCTTATGTAGGCAAAATGGACCGCACCATTGGGAAAAATCCCGAGCCTGCCAAGCTGAAATTTAGCGGCAAGCAACCCTTTGACGTTTAA
- a CDS encoding sigma-70 family RNA polymerase sigma factor: MSDTLPISCSTAGVTVPQEAVQPPKQLPNDELVRRCQQGLRPERAAFAELMRRYQPHVERILYHLAPEWQDRADLAQEVWLRVYRHVKRLQEPGKFRGWLSRITTNLFYDELRKRKRFREPLSLDAPRPLEDGEVDWEVAGDHPSPDGDLATREFYDQLRSAIAQLPEIFRTTIVLREIEGMSYEEIASITGVSLGTVKSRIARARARLQMELQKYLEAE; this comes from the coding sequence ATGAGCGATACTCTGCCTATATCCTGTTCCACGGCTGGGGTAACCGTTCCCCAAGAAGCAGTGCAGCCTCCCAAACAACTACCCAACGACGAGCTAGTTCGACGCTGCCAACAAGGATTGCGCCCCGAAAGGGCTGCCTTTGCTGAGTTAATGCGTCGCTACCAACCCCATGTGGAAAGAATTTTGTACCACCTAGCGCCGGAGTGGCAGGATCGTGCGGACTTGGCGCAGGAAGTTTGGCTGCGCGTTTATCGCCATGTCAAGCGATTGCAAGAACCGGGTAAATTTCGGGGGTGGCTGAGTCGGATTACCACCAATTTGTTTTACGACGAACTGCGCAAACGCAAGCGATTTCGCGAACCTTTGTCTTTGGATGCGCCGCGCCCCCTCGAGGATGGAGAAGTAGATTGGGAAGTAGCAGGAGATCATCCCAGTCCCGATGGCGATTTGGCTACGCGGGAGTTTTACGACCAACTACGCAGCGCGATCGCCCAACTGCCGGAAATTTTTCGCACCACCATCGTGTTGCGGGAAATTGAAGGGATGTCCTACGAAGAAATTGCTTCGATTACCGGTGTGTCTCTAGGAACGGTTAAGTCTCGCATTGCCAGAGCGCGCGCCCGCTTGCAAATGGAATTGCAAAAGTATTTAGAAGCTGAATAA